In the Natrinema amylolyticum genome, one interval contains:
- a CDS encoding class I SAM-dependent methyltransferase: MGRADSGAAEPRPADPLGRAMLTHHRDTAGRLTYRDGADVQDGNVSEFYFSSPESWASETIEALDRLCDHEPILDVGCGAGKHLLWWAERGVDAVGVDVSPNAVLTARERCEVRRTSRRSCVEQRSTYRSSGLRGGDAASNGTGAERSSASSRTGKARETTASPSPSSREDGEAAERGLEGVLVGDMFDLPIETGSVGAVHAVGTQIGLGRSLAGIRALLAEFARVTADGGVTVVDNNDPTRLDGDLFGYRPDPREGIAHRCFHLEFERETDEGERYREVGRTLQFLLCSPARLREATNSTPWSVCDVRRTDGTAHYRAVLEKRESEGDSATVG; the protein is encoded by the coding sequence ATGGGACGTGCCGACTCGGGAGCAGCCGAACCGCGACCGGCGGACCCGTTGGGACGCGCGATGCTCACTCACCACCGCGACACCGCGGGTCGTCTGACCTATCGCGACGGCGCGGACGTGCAGGACGGGAACGTTTCCGAGTTCTACTTCTCGAGCCCCGAGTCGTGGGCGTCGGAAACGATCGAGGCGCTCGATCGACTGTGCGATCACGAACCGATCCTCGACGTCGGCTGCGGAGCGGGGAAACACCTCCTGTGGTGGGCCGAGCGCGGGGTCGACGCCGTCGGCGTCGACGTGAGTCCGAACGCCGTCCTGACGGCCCGCGAGCGGTGCGAGGTCCGCAGGACCTCGAGACGGAGTTGCGTGGAGCAACGCTCCACGTACCGTTCGAGCGGGCTACGAGGCGGCGATGCCGCCTCGAACGGGACGGGCGCGGAGCGAAGCTCCGCGAGCAGTCGAACGGGCAAAGCCCGTGAGACGACGGCTTCGCCGTCCCCCAGCTCGCGAGAAGACGGCGAAGCCGCGGAGCGCGGCCTCGAGGGCGTCCTCGTCGGCGACATGTTCGACCTGCCGATCGAAACGGGGTCGGTCGGAGCCGTCCACGCCGTCGGGACGCAGATCGGGCTCGGCCGCTCGCTGGCCGGGATCCGCGCGTTGCTCGCCGAATTCGCTCGCGTCACCGCCGACGGGGGCGTCACCGTCGTCGACAACAACGACCCGACGCGGCTGGACGGGGACCTCTTCGGTTACCGACCCGATCCGCGCGAGGGGATCGCCCACCGGTGTTTCCACCTCGAGTTCGAACGCGAGACGGACGAGGGCGAGCGATACCGCGAGGTCGGGCGAACGCTACAGTTCCTGCTGTGTTCGCCCGCACGGCTCCGCGAGGCGACGAACTCGACGCCGTGGTCCGTCTGCGACGTCCGCCGAACCGACGGGACGGCCCATTACAGGGCGGTCCTGGAAAAGCGGGAGAGCGAAGGCGACAGCGCTACGGTCGGGTAG
- a CDS encoding ferredoxin, giving the protein MKVEFDEDTCIGMFQCVAEWDAFEKDKSKGKAILKDSEEVEDGIFVREIPEDAELDAKFAARTCPVDAIVIYDDDGEQLIP; this is encoded by the coding sequence ATGAAGGTCGAATTCGACGAGGACACCTGTATCGGGATGTTCCAGTGCGTCGCGGAGTGGGACGCGTTCGAGAAAGACAAATCGAAAGGGAAGGCAATCCTCAAGGACAGCGAAGAGGTTGAGGATGGCATCTTCGTCCGCGAGATTCCAGAGGACGCGGAACTCGACGCGAAGTTCGCTGCTCGAACCTGTCCTGTCGACGCGATCGTGATTTACGACGACGACGGCGAGCAGTTGATTCCCTGA
- a CDS encoding helix-turn-helix domain-containing protein: MQSTDLTLCLPEWMELPVPRSRDGLEIHREEVLSWHVDPETERVRFLSVIAGDREAARAVATELDAVHRFDITPIDEDAFYAYAVMDVRAADASLMGAFDEPGLVIVPPIVYTSSETVHVTVLGEPDALAGLLEAFPDGVEIDVERVSDHRHRAETLAGRLTARQFEAMETARELGYYDVPRTGSLAEVAAALECSESAASTLLRTVESALVDAALGRGR, from the coding sequence ATGCAGTCGACCGATCTGACGCTCTGCCTGCCCGAGTGGATGGAACTCCCGGTTCCCCGATCCCGGGACGGCCTCGAGATACACCGCGAGGAGGTGCTCTCGTGGCACGTCGATCCCGAGACGGAGCGCGTGCGATTCCTCTCGGTGATCGCCGGCGACCGCGAGGCCGCTCGAGCGGTCGCGACGGAGCTGGACGCGGTCCACCGGTTCGATATCACGCCGATCGACGAGGACGCGTTCTACGCCTACGCCGTGATGGACGTCCGCGCCGCCGACGCGAGCCTGATGGGAGCGTTCGACGAGCCGGGGCTGGTGATCGTCCCGCCGATCGTCTACACCAGTTCGGAAACGGTCCACGTGACCGTCCTCGGCGAGCCCGACGCGCTGGCGGGCCTGCTCGAGGCGTTCCCCGACGGCGTCGAGATCGACGTGGAACGAGTCAGCGACCACCGACACAGGGCCGAGACGCTGGCCGGCAGACTGACCGCCCGCCAGTTCGAGGCCATGGAAACGGCGCGCGAACTGGGCTACTACGACGTGCCGCGGACGGGGTCGCTGGCCGAGGTCGCGGCGGCGCTCGAGTGCTCGGAGAGCGCAGCGTCGACGCTGCTCCGAACGGTGGAATCGGCGTTAGTCGACGCGGCGCTGGGCCGGGGCCGCTGA
- a CDS encoding cytochrome P450, protein MSETHSRRSDGAASETEHLSNDQPPGPRGLPFLGSTLSVARDPLGFVESAREYGDVVAYEAFGTEFAAVFDPAIVETILVSSADEFRKGEFETGFGELIAPDGVAFTEGERWRRQRQLLQSSFTPDRIRSYADDMAAEASALADQWDDGETVALGDDLSRYTLRVLTRTLFDLELDEGRAATVRRATRALSTYAAPQQFAVQSVLPSWLSTPTEREYEAAMADLESLVTELVAARRGGAGAADAAGDDLLSVLARAEYSDGSRLSSEEVRDQLVTFLFAGHETTATALTVTCWLLAGEPDVRNDLERELATVLGDRDPQFADLPDLAYTEAVVREAMRLYPPVVALYREPLEATMLGGYRVPAGTTLQLSTYGIHRDDRWWADPGAFRPERWLADESENGNEDGGRTIASDTDRPEYAYFPFGGGPRHCLGMRFAMMELKLALATIARGVEFERVTERLEPSVEITLDPGDVDVRVRKRSAGL, encoded by the coding sequence ATGTCCGAGACCCATTCGCGACGGTCCGATGGGGCTGCGTCGGAGACCGAACACTTGAGCAATGACCAGCCCCCGGGACCGCGGGGTCTTCCGTTTCTCGGAAGCACGCTGTCCGTCGCCCGCGATCCGCTCGGGTTCGTCGAGTCGGCCCGGGAGTACGGCGATGTCGTCGCCTACGAGGCCTTCGGTACCGAGTTCGCGGCCGTCTTCGATCCCGCGATCGTCGAGACGATCCTCGTCTCGAGCGCCGACGAGTTTCGAAAGGGGGAGTTCGAGACCGGCTTCGGCGAACTCATCGCCCCCGACGGCGTGGCGTTCACCGAGGGCGAGCGCTGGCGTCGCCAGCGACAGTTGCTGCAGTCGTCGTTCACGCCAGACCGCATCCGATCGTACGCCGACGACATGGCTGCGGAGGCGTCGGCGCTCGCCGATCAGTGGGACGACGGCGAGACGGTCGCCCTCGGAGACGACCTGTCGCGCTACACGCTCCGTGTGCTCACGCGGACGCTGTTCGATCTTGAACTCGACGAGGGCCGCGCCGCGACCGTCAGGCGAGCGACCCGGGCGCTGTCAACGTACGCCGCTCCCCAGCAGTTCGCCGTCCAGTCCGTACTGCCCTCGTGGCTCTCGACGCCCACCGAACGCGAGTACGAGGCCGCGATGGCCGACCTCGAGTCCCTCGTCACCGAACTGGTCGCGGCCCGCCGCGGGGGAGCGGGGGCGGCGGACGCGGCGGGTGACGATCTCCTATCCGTACTGGCTCGCGCGGAGTATTCGGACGGGTCCCGGCTCTCCTCCGAGGAAGTCCGGGACCAGCTCGTCACGTTCCTGTTCGCCGGCCACGAGACGACCGCGACGGCGCTAACGGTCACCTGCTGGCTGCTCGCCGGCGAACCCGACGTTCGGAACGATCTCGAGCGCGAACTCGCGACCGTCCTCGGGGACCGGGATCCGCAGTTCGCCGACCTCCCCGACCTCGCGTACACCGAGGCCGTCGTCAGGGAGGCGATGCGCCTCTACCCGCCGGTGGTCGCACTCTACCGCGAGCCGCTCGAGGCGACGATGCTGGGCGGCTATCGCGTCCCCGCTGGGACGACGCTACAGCTCTCGACCTACGGAATCCATCGCGACGACCGGTGGTGGGCCGACCCGGGGGCGTTCCGACCCGAGCGCTGGCTCGCGGACGAGAGCGAGAACGGGAACGAGGACGGCGGCCGGACGATCGCGTCCGATACCGACCGACCCGAGTACGCCTACTTCCCGTTCGGCGGCGGTCCGCGTCACTGTCTCGGGATGCGATTTGCGATGATGGAACTCAAACTCGCACTCGCGACTATCGCTCGGGGCGTCGAATTCGAACGGGTAACCGAACGCCTCGAGCCGTCCGTCGAAATCACGCTTGATCCCGGGGACGTCGACGTCCGCGTCCGAAAACGGTCGGCCGGACTCTGA
- the mdh gene encoding malate dehydrogenase, whose translation MTKVSVVGAAGTVGAAAGYNIALRDIADELVFVDIPDKEDDTIGQAADTNHGVAYDSNTTIRQGGYEDTAGSDVIVITAGIPRQPGQTRIDLAGDNAPIMEDIGSSLAEHNDDFITVTTSNPVDLLNRHLYETGDRAREKVIGFGGRLDSARFRYVISQRFDAPVQNVEATILGEHGDAQVPVFSKVRVDGRDPEFDEDEKEDLLEELQTSAMNVIEKKGATEWGPATGVGHTVEAILRDTGEVLPCSVALEGEFGHEDTAFGVPAKLGSDGVEEVVEWDLTEYERNQLGEAAEKLSEQYDEIS comes from the coding sequence ATGACGAAAGTGAGCGTGGTCGGCGCGGCCGGGACCGTCGGGGCCGCCGCAGGCTACAACATCGCGCTTCGGGACATCGCAGACGAACTCGTCTTCGTCGATATTCCGGACAAGGAAGACGACACGATCGGACAGGCCGCCGACACCAACCACGGGGTAGCCTACGACTCGAACACGACGATCCGGCAGGGCGGCTACGAGGACACCGCGGGATCGGACGTCATCGTGATCACGGCGGGCATCCCGCGCCAGCCGGGTCAGACCCGGATCGATCTGGCGGGCGACAACGCACCGATCATGGAGGACATCGGCTCCTCGCTGGCCGAGCACAACGACGACTTCATCACCGTCACCACGTCGAACCCCGTCGATCTGCTGAACCGCCACCTCTACGAGACGGGCGACCGCGCCCGGGAGAAGGTGATCGGCTTCGGCGGGCGGCTCGACTCCGCTCGGTTCCGGTACGTCATCTCCCAGCGGTTCGATGCGCCCGTACAGAACGTCGAGGCGACCATCCTCGGCGAGCACGGCGACGCACAGGTCCCCGTCTTCTCCAAGGTGCGAGTCGACGGACGGGACCCCGAGTTCGACGAGGACGAGAAGGAAGACCTCTTAGAGGAGCTCCAGACCTCGGCGATGAACGTCATCGAGAAGAAGGGGGCGACCGAGTGGGGGCCGGCGACCGGCGTCGGTCACACGGTCGAAGCCATCCTCCGGGATACCGGGGAGGTGCTGCCCTGCAGCGTCGCGCTCGAGGGCGAGTTCGGCCACGAGGACACTGCCTTCGGTGTGCCGGCGAAGCTCGGCTCCGACGGCGTCGAGGAGGTCGTCGAGTGGGATCTGACCGAGTACGAGCGCAACCAGCTCGGCGAGGCCGCCGAGAAGCTCTCCGAGCAGTACGACGAGATCTCGTAG
- a CDS encoding TIGR00725 family protein has protein sequence MRVSVIGGGTITDEQAARAKAVGRELAARGHVVVCGGRGGTMEAVCRGAKSEGGTTIGILPGERREAANDSVDIPIATGLGHARNALVPLNGDAVIALAGSVGTLSEIGFAGIYDRPVVGLETHDVSGLGIDLETVDTPAEAVDAVEAALERTS, from the coding sequence ATGCGCGTCAGCGTCATCGGTGGCGGAACGATTACGGACGAACAGGCGGCCCGCGCGAAAGCGGTGGGACGCGAACTCGCCGCACGCGGCCACGTGGTCGTCTGCGGCGGTCGCGGCGGGACGATGGAAGCGGTCTGTCGTGGCGCGAAATCCGAGGGCGGAACCACGATCGGCATCCTCCCCGGCGAGCGCCGCGAGGCCGCGAACGACTCCGTCGATATCCCCATCGCGACCGGTCTCGGCCACGCCAGAAACGCGCTCGTCCCGCTGAACGGCGACGCGGTCATCGCGCTGGCCGGCAGCGTCGGGACCCTCTCCGAAATCGGCTTTGCCGGGATCTACGACCGGCCCGTCGTCGGCCTCGAAACCCACGACGTCTCCGGTCTGGGGATCGATCTCGAGACCGTCGACACCCCCGCTGAGGCCGTCGACGCCGTCGAAGCCGCGCTCGAGCGCACCTCGTAA
- a CDS encoding Sjogren's syndrome/scleroderma autoantigen 1 family protein → MSDFDKEAEREKLREKYEQDKEEREATQRMSDLLLKGATMTNAHCGTCGDPLFQENGTTFCPSCHGNPDAVQGTDLEAQSAAADPADGDATSGNADRTDAADASTPDTGDDATTSPEAAPDTDATPATDQRGTERGREPNASTADRRPQSSTSSSRDDHSLPSRSESPSADRTPSSSRADDRPSGSDRSRPLPATGSAAADGDLEAARDALARTLEKFAEAAAATDDPRYAKDCLEAAREASEALATLR, encoded by the coding sequence ATGAGCGACTTCGACAAGGAAGCCGAGCGCGAGAAGCTTCGAGAGAAGTACGAACAGGACAAAGAAGAGCGCGAGGCGACCCAGCGGATGAGCGACCTGCTGCTCAAGGGCGCGACGATGACCAACGCCCACTGCGGGACCTGCGGCGACCCCCTCTTTCAAGAGAACGGGACGACCTTCTGTCCCAGCTGCCACGGCAACCCCGACGCCGTTCAGGGAACCGATCTCGAGGCCCAGTCGGCCGCGGCGGACCCGGCCGACGGTGACGCCACCAGCGGGAACGCCGACCGAACTGACGCCGCTGACGCGTCCACGCCCGACACCGGTGACGACGCCACCACATCGCCCGAAGCGGCTCCCGATACCGATGCGACGCCGGCGACCGACCAGCGCGGCACCGAACGCGGCCGGGAGCCGAACGCGTCGACCGCGGACCGGCGACCGCAGTCGTCGACATCGTCATCCCGAGACGACCACTCGTTGCCGTCCCGCTCCGAGTCACCGTCCGCCGATCGCACCCCCTCGAGTTCGCGCGCCGACGACCGTCCGTCCGGATCCGACCGCAGTCGACCGCTCCCCGCGACGGGGTCGGCCGCGGCCGACGGCGACCTCGAGGCCGCCCGCGACGCGCTCGCCCGAACCCTCGAGAAATTCGCCGAAGCGGCCGCTGCCACGGACGATCCCCGCTACGCGAAGGACTGCCTCGAGGCGGCTCGCGAGGCCAGCGAGGCGTTGGCGACGCTGCGCTGA